One window from the genome of Nisaea sediminum encodes:
- a CDS encoding phosphoglycerate kinase: protein MSAYRTLDTLDANGRTVLLRVDLNVPMKDGKVTDATRIDRAVPTILALVKKGAKVVVLSHFGRPKGERVSDMSLAPIAQPLSDALGGLPVAFAEDCIGAPAEKAVAAMKGGDVLILENLRFHKGEEKNDAAFIKALAKLGDIYVNDAFATAHRAHASTEGLAHHLPAYAGLLMQAELEALGNALESPERPVVAVVGGAKVSTKLELLGNLLPKVDYLIIGGGMANTFLYAQGYEVGKSLAERDLADTAREIIAKAEQEGCTICLQTDCVVAGEFAAGAPSEIVPVSAVPGDKMILDAGPESVKAFAGVLRDSETLVWNGPLGAFEIPPFDAATVALAKTAAELTDQGALLSVAGGGDTVAALVHAGVAERFSYVSTAGGAFLEWLEGKTLPGVAALMTDK from the coding sequence ATGTCAGCCTATCGCACTCTCGATACCCTCGATGCCAACGGCCGCACGGTTCTGCTGCGCGTGGATCTGAACGTTCCGATGAAGGACGGCAAGGTGACGGACGCGACGCGCATAGACCGCGCCGTCCCGACCATTCTCGCGCTTGTCAAAAAAGGCGCGAAGGTTGTGGTGCTGTCCCATTTCGGCCGGCCCAAGGGCGAGCGGGTTTCGGACATGTCGCTCGCGCCGATCGCGCAGCCGCTTTCGGACGCGCTCGGCGGCCTGCCGGTCGCCTTCGCCGAGGACTGCATCGGTGCCCCTGCGGAAAAGGCGGTCGCGGCGATGAAGGGCGGCGATGTGCTGATCCTCGAGAACCTCCGCTTCCACAAGGGCGAGGAAAAGAACGACGCGGCCTTCATCAAGGCGCTGGCGAAACTCGGCGACATCTATGTGAACGACGCCTTTGCGACGGCGCACCGCGCCCATGCCTCGACCGAGGGGCTGGCGCATCACCTGCCGGCCTATGCCGGTCTGCTGATGCAGGCGGAGCTCGAGGCGCTCGGGAACGCGCTTGAATCGCCGGAGCGCCCGGTCGTGGCGGTGGTCGGTGGCGCCAAGGTCTCCACCAAGTTGGAGCTGCTGGGCAATCTGCTGCCCAAGGTCGATTACCTGATCATCGGCGGCGGCATGGCGAACACCTTCCTCTATGCCCAGGGTTATGAGGTCGGCAAGTCGCTGGCCGAGCGTGATCTCGCCGATACCGCCCGCGAGATCATTGCGAAAGCGGAACAGGAAGGCTGCACGATCTGCCTGCAGACGGACTGCGTCGTCGCCGGTGAATTCGCTGCCGGGGCGCCGTCCGAAATCGTGCCCGTTTCCGCCGTTCCCGGTGACAAGATGATCCTCGATGCCGGCCCGGAAAGCGTGAAGGCCTTCGCCGGGGTGCTGCGCGACAGCGAGACGCTGGTCTGGAACGGGCCGCTCGGCGCTTTCGAGATCCCGCCGTTCGATGCGGCGACGGTCGCGCTTGCGAAGACCGCGGCGGAGCTGACCGATCAGGGGGCGCTGCTCAGCGTCGCTGGTGGCGGCGATACCGTTGCTGCGCTCGTCCATGCGGGCGTCGCCGAGCGCTTCAGCTATGTCTCGACCGCCGGCGGCGCGTTCCTCGAATGGCTCGAGGGCAAGACCCTTCCCGGGGTCGCCGCGCTGATGACGGACAAGTAA
- the ftsY gene encoding signal recognition particle-docking protein FtsY → MSDEQAGTEERRGWFRRLKDGLAKSSGKIVGGISGVFTKKRLDDESLEELEEVLITADLGVETAARLIANLSKEKFGKDVTDEEVRTAFAEDIAEILRPVARPLDVVTGRKPHIVLMVGVNGSGKTTTIGKLAKQFRDRGLSVMMAAGDTFRAAAIEQLQVWGERTGTPVIAKPQGSDAAALAFDAIGAAKAAGTDVLLIDTAGRLQNRAELMDELAKVIRVIRKQDETAPHDCVLVLDGTVGQNAHSQVKAFKEMVEVSGLVITKLDGSTRGGVVVALADRLGLPVHAVGVGESADDLQPFEADRFARDLMGLD, encoded by the coding sequence ATGAGCGACGAACAAGCGGGAACGGAGGAGCGCCGGGGCTGGTTCCGGCGCCTGAAAGACGGGCTTGCCAAATCCTCCGGCAAGATCGTCGGCGGGATCTCCGGCGTCTTCACCAAGAAGCGGCTCGACGACGAGAGTCTCGAAGAACTGGAAGAGGTGCTGATCACGGCCGATCTCGGGGTCGAGACTGCGGCCCGCCTGATCGCCAATCTCTCGAAGGAGAAGTTCGGCAAGGACGTGACGGACGAGGAGGTCCGCACCGCCTTCGCTGAGGATATCGCCGAGATCTTGCGCCCGGTCGCAAGGCCGCTCGACGTCGTCACCGGCCGCAAGCCGCATATCGTCCTGATGGTCGGCGTCAACGGCAGCGGCAAGACCACGACGATCGGCAAGCTTGCCAAACAGTTCAGGGATCGCGGCCTCTCGGTCATGATGGCCGCCGGCGACACCTTCCGCGCCGCCGCGATCGAGCAGCTCCAGGTCTGGGGGGAGCGTACCGGAACTCCGGTCATTGCGAAGCCGCAAGGATCTGATGCGGCGGCGCTCGCCTTCGACGCCATCGGCGCGGCGAAGGCCGCAGGCACCGACGTGCTGCTGATCGACACCGCCGGGCGGCTGCAGAACCGGGCCGAGCTGATGGACGAGCTCGCCAAGGTGATCCGCGTCATCCGCAAGCAGGACGAGACGGCGCCGCACGATTGCGTGCTGGTGCTCGACGGCACCGTCGGCCAGAACGCGCACAGCCAGGTGAAGGCCTTCAAGGAAATGGTCGAGGTCAGCGGCCTCGTGATCACCAAGCTCGACGGCAGCACGCGGGGCGGCGTCGTGGTGGCGCTGGCGGACCGGCTCGGCCTGCCGGTCCATGCGGTCGGCGTCGGCGAGAGCGCGGACGACCTGCAGCCCTTCGAGGCCGATCGTTTCGCCCGCGATCTGATGGGGCTGGATTAG
- a CDS encoding ABC transporter permease codes for MSISSSEGPRTDHYVNREPFNPDTDTVLTPEQERYYMASQWQMMWWKLKRHRVAVISGLFLVLLYLSTIISEMIAPYGLATRHTDSIYAPPQRVHLFHEGSYVGPFVYGLDYTLNMRNLKREYTPNTEKVEKLRFFCSGDPYKFWGMAEMDFHLVCPAEGGTLFLLGTDRLGRDMFSRIIYGTRISLTVGLIGIAVSFVLGIVIGGMAGYYGGWVDSLTQRVIEVIRSFPELPLWMALSAALPVTWSPILIYFGITIILGLLDWTGLARAVRSKLLALREEDFAVAAQLMGAKPKRIIGRHLLPSFMSHLIASATLSIPSMILGETALSFLGLGLRPPITSWGVLLTEAQNINAVELYPWIMAPVVPVILVVLAFNFFGDGLRDAADPYK; via the coding sequence ATGAGCATTTCCTCGAGCGAAGGCCCGCGCACCGACCATTACGTCAACCGGGAGCCGTTCAATCCGGATACGGACACCGTCCTGACGCCGGAGCAGGAACGCTATTACATGGCGTCCCAGTGGCAGATGATGTGGTGGAAACTGAAGCGGCACCGCGTCGCGGTCATTTCCGGCCTGTTTCTGGTCCTGCTCTATCTCTCGACCATCATCAGCGAGATGATCGCGCCCTATGGGCTGGCCACCAGGCATACCGACTCGATCTACGCGCCGCCGCAGCGGGTGCACCTGTTCCACGAGGGCAGCTATGTCGGCCCCTTCGTCTACGGGCTGGACTACACGCTGAACATGCGCAACCTGAAGCGCGAATACACGCCGAACACCGAGAAGGTCGAGAAGCTGCGCTTCTTCTGTAGCGGTGACCCCTACAAGTTCTGGGGCATGGCGGAGATGGACTTCCATCTGGTCTGTCCGGCGGAGGGCGGGACGCTGTTCCTGCTCGGGACCGACCGGCTCGGACGCGACATGTTCTCGCGCATCATCTACGGCACCCGGATCTCGCTCACCGTCGGCCTCATCGGCATAGCCGTAAGCTTCGTGCTCGGGATCGTCATCGGCGGCATGGCGGGATATTACGGCGGCTGGGTCGACAGCCTGACCCAGCGCGTCATCGAGGTGATCCGCTCCTTCCCGGAACTGCCGCTCTGGATGGCGCTCTCGGCGGCCCTGCCGGTCACCTGGAGCCCGATCCTGATCTATTTCGGCATCACCATCATCCTCGGCCTGCTGGACTGGACCGGCCTCGCGCGCGCCGTGCGCTCCAAGCTCCTGGCCCTTCGCGAGGAGGATTTCGCCGTCGCCGCCCAGCTGATGGGCGCGAAGCCGAAACGGATCATCGGCCGCCACCTGCTGCCGAGCTTCATGAGTCACCTGATCGCCTCGGCGACGCTGTCGATCCCGTCGATGATCCTCGGCGAAACCGCGCTCAGCTTCCTCGGGCTCGGGCTGCGTCCCCCGATCACCTCCTGGGGTGTGCTCCTGACCGAGGCGCAGAACATCAACGCGGTCGAACTCTACCCCTGGATCATGGCCCCGGTGGTGCCGGTGATCCTGGTCGTGCTTGCCTTCAATTTCTTCGGTGACGGGCTGCGCGACGCAGCGGATCCCTACAAGTAA
- a CDS encoding NUDIX hydrolase: protein MAGERSGPKGPVTKLVPEGDERERLVCTDCGFINYINPKIVVGAVVTWEDRFLLCKRAIEPRLGYWTLPAGFMEEGESTQDGAAREAWEEARARIEIGPLLGVYNIPRISQVQMIYRARLLSDDVSPGPESQEVGLFTWDEIPWDEIAFPSVHWAFAHYRETLGQDEFAPRSEMPMGV, encoded by the coding sequence ATGGCCGGAGAGCGGAGCGGGCCGAAGGGTCCGGTGACGAAACTGGTGCCGGAGGGCGACGAGCGCGAGCGCCTGGTCTGCACCGATTGCGGCTTCATCAACTACATCAATCCGAAAATCGTCGTCGGCGCTGTCGTGACCTGGGAGGACAGGTTCCTGCTCTGCAAGCGTGCGATCGAACCCCGCCTCGGTTACTGGACGCTCCCGGCCGGGTTTATGGAAGAGGGCGAGTCGACCCAGGACGGCGCCGCCCGCGAGGCATGGGAGGAGGCGCGGGCCCGGATCGAGATCGGCCCGCTGCTTGGGGTCTACAACATTCCCCGGATCAGCCAGGTGCAGATGATCTACCGCGCGCGCCTGCTCTCGGATGATGTTTCGCCCGGCCCCGAGAGCCAGGAGGTGGGTCTCTTCACCTGGGACGAGATCCCCTGGGACGAGATCGCCTTCCCGAGCGTGCACTGGGCCTTCGCGCATTACCGGGAGACGCTGGGGCAGGACGAGTTCGCCCCGCGCTCCGAGATGCCGATGGGGGTCTGA
- a CDS encoding ABC transporter substrate-binding protein, with product MLRSLLFAFVFAVAAATASAGEVPYLAKDVASGVLPPVTERLPQPPLTVDLAARGQTPGKYGGALRMLMARSKDTRQMTVYGYARLVSHQPGDFELFADILERFEVEEERVFTFTLRRNHRWSDGHPFTTEDFRYFWEDVANSPELSPAGPPNLMLVDGEAPLFQVLDERTVRYSWSKPNPDFLPSLAKASPLYLYRPAHYLKPFHAAYASEEELAKRVEDAHQRNWAALHNKMDNLYRMDNPDLPVLQPWKVTGSATSTRFRFERNPYFHRVDPEGRQLPYIDEVIFDVASPGLIPAKVGSGDADLQARYLSFDDYTFLKQAEDRFPFETRLWRTAKGSQVALFPNLNAADPVWRELFRDVRFRRALSMAINRHEINQVIYYGLAYEGNDTVLPASPLYEKDYQTRWAQFDLKQANRLLDEIGLPRDEDGIRHLPDGRPLELIVETAGESTKQTDILSLIHDSWLEAGIKLFTRPSQRNVFRNRVFAGETLVSVWSGVENGLATADTSPADFVPYSQQQLQWPKWGQYIETGEQSGEEIALEPARRLRALYYRWRDAGTRAAKRAAWKEILEINADQVFSIGLVSGVLQPVVVHSNLQNVPKEAIYNWDPGAHFGVYLPDTFWFGETPAKSAD from the coding sequence ATGCTGCGCTCTCTGCTCTTTGCATTCGTGTTTGCGGTGGCTGCGGCGACGGCGTCCGCCGGAGAGGTGCCTTATCTGGCCAAGGATGTCGCGAGCGGTGTGCTTCCGCCGGTGACGGAGCGGCTGCCGCAGCCGCCTCTGACCGTCGATTTGGCGGCGCGCGGTCAGACGCCCGGCAAATATGGCGGCGCGTTGCGGATGCTGATGGCGCGCAGCAAGGACACGCGGCAGATGACGGTCTACGGCTATGCCCGTCTGGTCAGCCATCAGCCCGGAGATTTCGAGCTCTTCGCCGACATCCTCGAGCGCTTCGAGGTCGAGGAAGAGCGCGTCTTCACCTTCACGCTGCGCCGGAACCACCGCTGGTCCGACGGCCATCCCTTCACGACCGAGGATTTCCGCTACTTCTGGGAAGATGTCGCGAACAGCCCGGAGCTTTCGCCGGCCGGTCCGCCGAACCTGATGCTGGTGGACGGCGAGGCGCCGCTCTTCCAGGTGCTCGACGAGCGGACGGTGCGCTACAGCTGGTCGAAACCGAACCCGGACTTCCTGCCGTCGCTCGCCAAGGCGAGCCCGCTCTATCTCTACCGCCCCGCGCATTATCTGAAGCCGTTCCACGCCGCCTATGCGTCGGAGGAGGAGCTGGCGAAGCGGGTCGAGGATGCGCACCAGCGCAACTGGGCGGCGTTGCACAACAAGATGGACAATCTCTACCGGATGGATAATCCGGACCTGCCGGTGCTGCAGCCTTGGAAGGTGACCGGCAGCGCGACCTCGACCCGGTTCCGGTTCGAGCGCAATCCGTATTTCCATCGGGTCGATCCCGAGGGGCGCCAGCTGCCATACATCGACGAGGTGATCTTTGACGTCGCGAGCCCGGGCCTCATTCCGGCCAAGGTCGGCTCCGGCGACGCGGACCTTCAGGCGCGCTATCTCTCCTTCGACGATTACACCTTCCTGAAGCAGGCGGAGGACCGGTTCCCGTTCGAGACCCGGCTCTGGCGCACCGCCAAAGGCTCACAAGTGGCGCTCTTCCCGAATCTCAATGCCGCCGACCCTGTCTGGCGCGAGCTCTTCCGCGACGTGCGCTTCCGCCGCGCACTGTCGATGGCGATCAACCGGCACGAGATCAACCAGGTCATCTACTACGGCCTCGCCTATGAGGGGAACGACACGGTTCTCCCCGCCTCGCCGCTCTACGAGAAGGACTATCAGACCCGCTGGGCGCAGTTCGACCTGAAGCAGGCGAACCGGCTGCTCGACGAGATCGGCCTCCCGCGTGACGAGGACGGGATCCGGCACCTGCCGGACGGCCGGCCGCTGGAGCTGATCGTCGAGACCGCCGGCGAGAGCACCAAGCAGACCGATATCCTGTCGCTGATCCACGATTCCTGGCTCGAGGCGGGGATCAAGCTCTTCACTCGCCCGTCGCAGCGCAACGTTTTCCGCAACCGGGTGTTCGCGGGCGAGACGCTGGTCTCCGTCTGGTCCGGGGTCGAGAACGGATTGGCCACCGCCGATACCAGCCCCGCCGATTTCGTGCCCTATTCCCAGCAGCAGCTGCAATGGCCGAAATGGGGTCAGTATATCGAGACCGGCGAACAGTCCGGCGAGGAGATCGCGCTGGAGCCCGCGCGGCGGCTGCGCGCGCTCTATTACCGCTGGCGCGATGCCGGGACGCGGGCGGCGAAGCGCGCGGCCTGGAAGGAGATCCTGGAGATCAACGCGGACCAGGTCTTCAGCATCGGCCTCGTCTCCGGCGTGCTGCAGCCGGTCGTGGTGCATTCCAACCTGCAGAACGTGCCGAAGGAAGCGATCTACAACTGGGATCCGGGAGCGCATTTCGGCGTCTATCTGCCCGATACCTTCTGGTTCGGCGAAACGCCGGCCAAGAGCGCGGACTAG
- a CDS encoding ABC transporter permease, with protein MLTYLIRRILIMIPTLIAISIITFVIIQLPPGDYLTTMINEMQSQGENVDQSKIEALRAQYGLDRPMYEQYFLWATGLLRGDYGYSFEYQLPVADVVGDRVFLTFVLNFATILFIWAVAFPIGIYSACNQYSLTDYGLTFVGFIGLATPNFLLALILLYLANIWFGTSIGGLMDPQYLDQPWSTAKALSVLEHLWVPVVVIGTSGTAAMIRRLRANLLDELQKQYVVTARAKGLPPFRALMKYPLRMSLNPFIADIGNMLPQVISGSAVVSMVLSLPTTGPMLIGALQSQDMYLAGSFLMFLALLTVIGMFVSDLLLALLDPRIRLGGGANR; from the coding sequence GTGCTGACCTACCTGATCCGCCGCATCCTGATCATGATCCCGACGCTGATCGCCATCAGCATCATCACCTTCGTGATCATCCAGCTCCCGCCCGGCGATTATCTCACCACGATGATCAACGAGATGCAGAGCCAGGGCGAGAATGTCGACCAGTCGAAGATCGAGGCGCTCCGGGCGCAGTACGGTCTCGACCGGCCGATGTACGAGCAGTATTTCCTCTGGGCGACCGGGCTGCTGCGGGGCGATTACGGCTATTCCTTCGAATACCAGCTTCCGGTGGCCGACGTGGTCGGGGACCGGGTATTCCTGACCTTCGTGCTCAATTTCGCGACCATTCTCTTCATCTGGGCGGTCGCCTTCCCGATCGGCATCTATTCGGCCTGCAACCAGTACAGCCTCACCGATTACGGACTGACCTTCGTCGGCTTCATCGGACTGGCGACGCCGAACTTCCTGCTCGCGCTGATCCTACTTTATCTCGCCAATATCTGGTTCGGCACCTCGATCGGCGGATTGATGGACCCGCAATATCTCGACCAGCCCTGGAGCACGGCCAAGGCATTGTCGGTGCTTGAGCATCTCTGGGTCCCGGTCGTCGTCATCGGCACCTCCGGCACGGCGGCGATGATCCGGCGGCTGCGCGCCAACCTGCTGGACGAGCTGCAGAAACAGTATGTGGTCACCGCCCGCGCCAAGGGCCTGCCGCCGTTCCGCGCGCTGATGAAATATCCGCTCAGGATGTCGCTGAACCCCTTCATCGCCGATATCGGCAACATGCTGCCGCAGGTCATCTCGGGCTCCGCCGTGGTCTCCATGGTACTGTCGCTGCCGACCACCGGTCCGATGCTGATCGGCGCGCTGCAGAGCCAGGACATGTATCTCGCCGGCTCCTTCCTGATGTTCCTCGCGCTGCTGACTGTGATCGGAATGTTCGTTTCCGACCTGTTGCTGGCGTTGCTCGATCCGAGAATCCGGCTCGGCGGAGGAGCGAATCGATGA